The segment AGTACAGAGAAAATTTTCCTCATAATATGAAACCCCTTTCATTATTTTTTACAAAGTAATATTTATTCATTTACACCCCCCTTTTCGATCAAGTTAGTTAGTAAACTTTATTTACTAACTATTCAAAAATTACTTTGTACTAGAATAATACCATTGTTTATTGAAAATAGTAAATATTAAAAAAGTACTATCTTAGTAGATTTAGTAGTGAGAAAGTAGCGGTCAAATAGAACTACTATGAAATGTAGCAGTTATAAAAATTCTTCAGGATATTTTTAAACTACTAGCCTGAATGGTACGGCAAGAACAAAGAGCTAGAATTGAAAGATCAGCGCCCCTTTTCTTGTCCATCTGGTGTATGGAAGTTCTATATTACTAAGATAGTGAGAGTTTAATTGTGTTTGGGACTGGAAAATATTATATTACTCCAAGTCCACTCTGTGATATAGTAAAATATAGGGGTCGGATCCTCAACTGCTCTTTTATGGAAACAATATTACTTAAATAAGATACCAATCTTTTTATGAATCAAAAATGCTTAGTATAAAACTCGAAAGGAATGATGTAAGAAATGAGCAATTTATCCTTGGAAAAAAGGGAACCTTATTATGTTCAATTTTATCATATGATTAAACAAATGATTTTTGAAGGGAAATATCAGCCAGAGGAAAGAATCAATGAAACTCAGTTGGCGAAGGAATACAATGTGAGCAAAAGTCCAATAAGAGAAGCAATAAGAATTCTTGAAAATGAAGGACTGTTAGTGGTAGATAAGTCAAAAGTAATTGTTTACAAACCTACATTGAAAGATGTAATGGATATCTATCAATGTCGCATGGCGCTTGAATCATTTGCGGTAAAGTTAACAACAAAAATAGCTACAGATGCTGAACTTAAAGACATTGAAGATACGTTGAAGACAACGGAAACTGCTATACAAGCAG is part of the Virgibacillus sp. NKC19-16 genome and harbors:
- a CDS encoding GntR family transcriptional regulator, with product MSNLSLEKREPYYVQFYHMIKQMIFEGKYQPEERINETQLAKEYNVSKSPIREAIRILENEGLLVVDKSKVIVYKPTLKDVMDIYQCRMALESFAVKLTTKIATDAELKDIEDTLKTTETAIQAEEESNKIISLNENFHHLILTYCRNSRLQKQVNNLKALINYFRILNFKGELRAKEILGQHRKIFDYIEQRDEISASTEMIKHLELDVKHLMEILNVTEEKT